One genomic region from Methanoculleus sp. SDB encodes:
- a CDS encoding phosphohydrolase: protein MNRDDAIALLHRYVSSDALRKHCYATAAVMKQIGAYLGEDAERWEVIGILHDIDYELVGEDMQRHGVEGYRILRENGVDEEIAKIVKGHNHFLHGPSYETPVEIALQAADSVSGLVIACALVKGGVVSDVTPKTVKKKYKEKSFAAGCDRSRIALIESLMDRQTLYELSIAGIVSIREELGLR from the coding sequence ATGAACAGGGACGACGCGATCGCCCTTCTCCACCGGTATGTTTCATCGGACGCGCTCCGGAAGCACTGCTATGCGACGGCCGCGGTCATGAAGCAGATCGGCGCATATCTCGGGGAGGATGCGGAGCGATGGGAGGTGATCGGCATCCTCCACGACATCGACTATGAACTCGTGGGGGAGGATATGCAGCGGCACGGCGTGGAAGGGTACCGGATTCTCCGTGAAAACGGTGTCGACGAGGAGATTGCGAAGATCGTAAAGGGCCACAACCACTTCCTCCATGGCCCGTCATACGAGACACCGGTGGAGATCGCGCTGCAGGCGGCCGACAGCGTCTCCGGGCTTGTCATCGCCTGTGCGCTCGTCAAGGGCGGTGTCGTGAGCGACGTGACGCCGAAGACCGTGAAAAAGAAATATAAGGAGAAGAGCTTTGCCGCCGGGTGCGACCGGAGCCGCATCGCTCTGATCGAATCCCTGATGGATCGCCAGACGCTGTACGAACTCTCCATTGCCGGGATTGTATCCATCAGGGAAGAACTGGGACTACGGTGA
- a CDS encoding DNA primase, with product MSVELFKTDLAKYPFLKEAQGFVLSMDIPLESLIRDDEESGQGIIDTGTERLIRAISFGKDDGETDLDIPDDEILGYAMARLVVSCLGDRSMMDRLARYEAGRAVWFLETENDELKRYVVESLGLDPEARDMEVVRYIELASRLRDDKWRLINREIRKGRVAIQKDDMYAIIHERIRGVIRGQLPLRVPGGICMKLREHIDRVSAVYQQQMLEEFGDIDESAFPPCMQALIAAITAGTNIPHTGRFALTAFLHTIGMETTQIVEVYTRAPDFDVSKTLYQVEHISGRGGTEYTPPGCATMRTYGLCVNKNADCETVQHPLSYYKRRKKREKEKTGN from the coding sequence ATGAGTGTCGAGCTGTTTAAGACAGACTTGGCAAAATACCCGTTTTTAAAGGAGGCACAGGGGTTCGTCCTCTCGATGGACATCCCGCTTGAAAGTCTTATTCGGGACGATGAAGAGTCCGGACAGGGAATTATTGACACAGGCACCGAGCGGCTGATCAGGGCAATCAGCTTCGGAAAAGACGATGGGGAGACCGATCTCGACATCCCCGACGACGAAATCCTCGGGTACGCCATGGCGCGCCTCGTCGTCTCCTGCCTGGGCGATCGTTCGATGATGGACCGGCTCGCCCGCTATGAGGCGGGACGTGCTGTGTGGTTCTTAGAAACCGAAAACGACGAACTCAAGCGATATGTTGTCGAAAGCCTCGGGCTCGATCCTGAAGCCCGCGACATGGAGGTCGTCCGGTATATCGAACTCGCTTCAAGGCTCCGCGACGATAAGTGGCGCCTGATCAACCGTGAAATCAGAAAAGGGCGTGTTGCAATACAGAAGGATGATATGTACGCCATCATTCACGAACGTATCCGCGGCGTGATACGGGGGCAGCTGCCTCTCCGGGTGCCGGGAGGGATCTGCATGAAGCTCCGGGAGCATATCGACCGCGTCTCGGCGGTGTACCAGCAGCAGATGCTCGAGGAGTTCGGCGATATCGACGAGAGTGCCTTCCCCCCCTGTATGCAGGCACTGATCGCGGCGATCACCGCCGGGACGAACATCCCGCATACCGGACGGTTCGCCCTCACCGCGTTTCTCCATACCATCGGCATGGAGACCACCCAGATCGTCGAGGTGTATACCCGCGCACCCGACTTCGACGTATCGAAGACGCTCTACCAGGTCGAGCACATATCGGGCAGGGGAGGGACCGAATATACCCCGCCCGGCTGTGCGACCATGCGCACGTACGGGCTGTGCGTGAACAAAAATGCCGACTGCGAGACCGTCCAGCACCCGCTCTCCTATTACAAACGCAGAAAAAAGCGGGAAAAAGAAAAAACAGGCAATTAA
- a CDS encoding phosphomethylpyrimidine kinase has product MTGNERGEVIRQVEHAVSLLADAMDSACIPEVGMNIVFALPGARDPGDVAGVQGRIVRLGTAVHPVGDVVFGASDHIARIVLTAMKFDPRIRSAANIRFSEKTVRLLEGMMLDVCSFDRTVEPPGVKTMDWGVAQCCRDGVPDIIFDRGAVGKEPMIRVLGEDPGTIARNIIMLSGRIKDTNV; this is encoded by the coding sequence ATGACAGGAAACGAACGCGGCGAGGTGATCCGGCAGGTTGAGCATGCCGTTTCCCTGCTCGCGGATGCGATGGACTCCGCCTGCATACCCGAAGTGGGCATGAATATCGTCTTTGCCCTCCCGGGTGCGCGCGATCCCGGCGATGTCGCGGGGGTACAGGGGCGCATCGTCCGCCTCGGCACGGCAGTGCACCCGGTCGGTGACGTCGTTTTCGGGGCAAGCGACCATATCGCACGGATTGTACTGACCGCGATGAAGTTTGATCCCCGGATCCGAAGCGCCGCAAACATCAGGTTCTCCGAAAAAACCGTCCGCCTGCTCGAGGGGATGATGCTGGACGTCTGCTCGTTCGACCGGACGGTGGAGCCCCCGGGTGTGAAGACAATGGACTGGGGAGTCGCGCAATGCTGCCGCGACGGCGTGCCCGACATCATATTCGACCGCGGAGCCGTCGGAAAAGAGCCGATGATTCGTGTTTTGGGAGAAGATCCGGGAACGATCGCACGCAATATTATTATGCTGTCAGGTCGCATTAAAGATACAAACGTGTAG